TGCTATGCTCTTCTCTCAACAAATTAAACCTAGCTAACCCTTCAAGACCTATCACTTCAGCCCCAACATGCTATCTCAATATTATTAGTTGGAGGCTTATAGCAGAGCCTCCACGTTATAATTCTCACAATAACACACTAGGAAAAATAAATAGAACTCAAAAACCTCAAACTTCGTAATTTTTTCATCTACCCGCAGCAACACATGGGTACTTTGATTGGAAAAGACCTCTGGATCCCTCTCAACTATTGGGGTAGTCTCATTACCTCCCTTAACTAGAAAACCATATGTTTGCACTCCTCGAACTATTGAAACCGTACGGTTTACCTCCCTGAGTAGTTTTGAAAGTGATTTTGTTGGATTTCATTCCCCTCATGGAGGTAATTAAACCAGATGTCAGCCAAAAATGTTTTTAAACCCGCTCAAAGAGGTAAGTCGAACAGTTTCAATAGTTTGATAAATACAAGCATGCAGTTTTCTAGTTGAAGGAGGTAAATAAAACTTCCCTAATAGTTGAGGGGGGTTAGAGCATCTCTAGTAGTTCCCAGAAAATAATTGACAAATGAATGAGTATTACTAGTGGCTAAAAAAGTTGGAAGCACATTTGCGCAACAATTCTCAAAATCTACCTCCTAAAATATTGAGGACAATTTTGCATCACGAATTCTGAACTTTTTCAAAATTACCTCAACCGCTTTTATATTTTCTGTTTCTCTTATACATTTGTATGTATTGATGAGAATCATGCCCTACTCCTTATGAGgactgtttctttttttttttcactcaCCCACATCGACGCGTGGGTACTGTTGACTAGGCCTTTTGAACAGTACTGTACTGGGCCAGCCCACGAATTGCGTCCAATCTCGCGGAAGTCCAGTCCACCACTGCCCGCCCAACCCACGCACATGCAGTAAATGGGCCGCAATTTAGCCTACTACAAATTGGGCCCAGATCTCGCTAGCAGTGCTAGAAGAAGCCTAGAACTAGAAGAGCTGAGCGCGGCAACGGAGTGAGAGGTGCGCGCGCAATCCCCTCCATTTTCCCGCCGCTGGCCTTGCCTTCCCTTTCCCCCAAAATCCAAAccctagagagtgagagagaTTTCGAAGCGAAGGCAGCGGAGTagcggaggcggaggaggaggaggaatccGTCGAGGAGGAACGCCCGATCGGCGGAGCCCATCCAGCACTCCACAACAAGATGCGGGGCGGGACGCTGCAGATCAACTGGCACGACCAGCAGCCGGTGCTCAGCCTCGACTTCCACCCCGCCTCCCGCCGCCTCGCCACCGCCGGCGCCGACCACGACATCAAGGTTGGTTGCCCCccgcctcctctcctctcctctcctccaccGCCATTGCCTTGCTCTTGCTGtccgagattttttttttgccccCTCCCATTTCGGCGGCGGCGTTCCGTGACCGGTTCTGGGATTGCAGATCTGGGAGGTAGCATCGGATGGTTCGGACGACAAGCTCCCCACCGCCACCTTCAAGTACGCCCTCGTCCCCAATAACACCGCCCACAGCTCCGCGGTCAACGTCCTCCGCTTCTCCCCTTCAGGTACGCTCATTTCTGTCCCTTGGAGCCTATATATACATACAGAGATATATAAGGTCTTTTCCAGTTTTATCGCATATGTAACTGACTGACTCTCTTAACCGCCTTGGTTTCCCTGCAGGGGAGTATCTCGCCTCTGGTGCTGACGGTACGCTCAATTTGGCATCTAGAATTATATGTCAAGTCATAATTGATTTTGCCAATCATCCTATAATGCAATTAGCTTTTGTGCCAACCATCCTAAAATGGAATTAGTTTAGCCAATATTCGGAACAATTGAATTCATAATGTGAAGCTATCTTTATTATAGCTTAATTTCAGATGCTTGCATGTGTCCACGTGCGATGAATTGTTGTGTTTCGTGATGTACAGGTGGCGGCATCATCCTCTGGAAACTGCACCCCGCTGATGACGGTGAGGCATGGAAAATTCACAAGACGTTGCTGTGAGTTCTGCTCACTGAAACAgaaacttcttttttttttctccgcAAACCGGCTCGCTTCTTTGGAAGCTTGCTAAATAGTAACGGCCTTATTTGTTTCATTCACAGATTCCATCACAAGGATGTTCTTGACCTCCAGTGGTCGCATGACAGCGCATTCCTTGTTTCTGCATCAGTTGACAACACTTGCATAATTTGGGAAGCTAGTAAAGGTGACTCCCGCTACAGTACAGAATCCGTTACCTGCAGCAGCATGAGTTCTGTCCTATCTTGCGTGATTGATATCTGATGATTTTCTCAGGCACGGTGCACCAAAAGATAGAGGGTCATCTGCATTATGTTCAGGGTGTGGCGTGGGATCCTTTGGGCCAGTATATTGCTTCACTGAGTTCTGACAGAACCTGTAAAATATATGCAAATAAGCCTCAGGGCAAATCCAAGAACGCGGAGAGGTTGAACTTTGTTTGCCAGCATACACTAGTGAAAATAGAATATCAGAATCATGATGAATCTAAGGTGGGTTTTGCTCTTCCCTCATTGCTACAGCATCTGGATGCAAACTGAGTTTTAGCAAAGCAATAATATAATCCTTTGTCTTGCAGCCACCAATTAAATCTCATTTGTTTCATGACGAGACACTACCATCTTTCTTCCGGAGGTTGGCATGGTCACCTGATGGATCTTTTCTAGTATTGCCAGCAGGTATTTATTGCTTTTGCATTAGTGTTTAGTGACAGTTCAGCTCACGTATCTTGAGCTTGAATTGTGTTCACTGGTTGCATGCTATTTAGTCTACTTTCAGCAAATTCTCTATCATCATAGCCCcctaatatttttttctatctTTATCAGGCCTTTCCAAACACTCTTCTGAAGTGATTAATACCGCTTATATAATGTCCAGGCGTGACCTCTCAAGGTAGCAGATCTATTACTGGAAATAACCAATGTGTTTTCTAGTTCTTGACATATAAACAAAGGGACCAATCTGGTCAAACTCAACATTTGAACTAATACCTAAAATAAGATAATATACTTGGACCATAAGAGAATCGTTTCTGCTACATTTATTTTTTCAATATAAGGTTAATTTACTGCACCTAAAAATAAGTTATAAGTGAAAACTTCAAGTCCTAAATTTTATAAGGTAATCACATTTGATTGCTTAGTTGCCACAGGGTGCTGAATCTTACTTTCTATTTTGTATGTGCTAATTTCTGATGAAATGCTACAGATTACAGAAATTTGGCATTTTAGTTAAGGTTATCTGTGTTTTGGGACCGAAGCACATACTCTAGCATATAACTTTGACTGTACATGATGTAGTTCCATTGCTCTTTTAGGTTACTGACTGTATTTGGCACTGCAGGCCTGCAATACAACTCCCTGGGGCCAGTAAAGCTATAGTAGCAGTACGCTTCTGCCCAGTGCTATTCAAACCACGTGGTTCTAACCCAGGTAGCTCAATTTATGGCAACTTTGCTTTGCTCAAAAGTTCTACTTCTCTTTTTACAATGAATCTGAACCACATTtaaattttgcagatggtcTCTTCAAGCTTCCTTATAGAGTTGTTTTTGCTGTTGCCACTTTGAACTCTCTGTATGTCTATGATACAGAAAGTGTTCCTCCAATTCTAGTCCATGCTGGTCTACACTATGCTGCCATTACTGATATTGCATGGTGGGTACTTTACAGTTTTGCTTTTGTAGTCTTCCAATTGAGCTTTGCatatctactatattgcatggtGGGTACTTTACAGTTTTGCTTTTGTAGTTTTCCAACTGAGCTTTGCATATCTACTGGTGCTAGTTATTCATCTTTGCAATCTATTTGTATCAGGTCTTCTGATGCTAAGTACTTGGCAGCGTCATCACGAGATGGCTACTGTACTATAatagagtttgagaatgaggaaCTGGGAGAGCTTCACATCCTCCCTGGTATCTCTCCATTCTGTTCATCTTTCCATACCGTTATTTATTTTCTTCGTGGGTTGTTGTGTACTTGCATGTTGAAAATTGTGTTCCTTCTTGGAACATTCCATTCATCGTCAGTGTACATTATGGTGAATTTCTCAGCAGTTTTAGGATTCAATACTGAATCATATGACAATCACAATGCCCAACTGTAATTTCTCAGCAGTACTAGAATTTCTCAGCAGTACTAGACTTTTTTGGAACAGATTTTACATACTGATTTTCAAATTTTCCTTGTTAACCATCTCCTGCCGAAAGGCTCATATCATTTGCCATCTAAACCATATTCATCTTACCACTTGAACCTGTTTTGTTCTTAGAAAATTGCATATTTTGTTTTCCAGGTTTTCGTTGAATTGTGGTATAGCCATACCCTGCATGTTTTTTGAGGAATGTCATACCCTGCATGTGATGGAATATATACCCTGCAGTTCTTGCTTTCAGACTTACCTGACATACCTCTAGGTTGCATGTATCACCATGTAATTGTCTGAGATCAATAGACCTTCCTTCGTCTATAAATCTCTAGGTTCCATGAAGCTACTAAGAACGATACGCAAGTGATGTATTGATATGTAAAATCATCTCAGATCCATTGCATATGTTTTGTAGTTCTTTGTATCATACCTTATACAATCTGTAATGAAGCTAATAAAAATGATTCACAAGTGATCTATTGGTATGTAGGATGATCTTTTTAGATATGATGCATATGTTTGGTAGTTctgcatatcgaatcttacactTTATTGTCCCTTTTTTTCCCCTTCTGATGTGATTTCTGGAAGACACTCTTCTAACATGGCCCAATTTTGGATAAATCTCTAGGATCAAAAGAAGTTGCTAAAGGGAATTTGACACCTGAGACCAAGAAACCTGTATCTGCAGATAGCATGAAGGTTGATATTAGTGCCAGCACGCTTAAGATGGAAGCCAGCCCTGTGGCTGTAGGAGTTAGAGCACCACTGCTGCCAACCGAGAACATCACGAGTAAGTCTAATATAACGAATGAATTACTGCATTTGCAGTTAAGTAGGTAGCTGAAGCAGTTAGATCTTATATTATTATCGCAAGTATTGCATCTTAGTTTTATAGGTGAACTTTAAAGAAATCCCGTCTGCCTATATTCTCCTTCTGATCTACACCTAAAGATTGGGATTCTGACACATAGGTGCTTATTTCCTTCTGACACATGGGGGCATTAATATGGACAGATATGCTGTGTTAACAACCATCAATGAAATAAGCACCGTATTTGTCTCGTGTCTATTCAAATGTTATGAGTAACATGGCAGCTACTAAAGAGCCTCACTGACAGAAATCTTGTTAAATTTTGTCAGAATTTTTTCACATAAATTGCTCACTTAAAATTTTATCTACGATACAGTAACACAATCCTTCCCATCAAATGGCTCTCTGATGCCCTTGCATACCCATGTCGGACCATATTATTTGCAATCTTTACTCCCATGTATTTTCTTGAAGGCACTGACAAGAACCAACTCTTGAAATTTCAGGAACAGGGGAGCTTGCTGAAGGAAATGTGACCTGTGAAAACAAGAAGCCGGTAACAGTAGACAGTATGGAAGTAGATGTCGATGATAACAAAGTCAAGGAGGCAACCATTCCCGTGGTGGCTGAAGTGACACCGCCGCCAGTACCGACCAAGAACAGCGCATCGAGTAAGCCTGCTAAGAGGCGAATTACTCCTATCGCAATCAACTAAGTAGCTGAAGCAGTTAGTGTTATGATGTGTTATGTAGTGATGACAAGTACCAGATATTATGGTTAGGCTACCCTGTAAAGTCGTTTGTGCTGCCTTGTTCACCTTCTACCCTAGTCCCATAGGTCTTCTTTCTGCTCTTAACACAATTGGGGAGATTTTGAACAGAAAGGCTATGTGTATGAGCAAACTTTGTTATGATGCAACATGCAGCCACTAACCGTCTTCTTACACAGTGGTGTTCAGTGAAATTTCTGAGGAATTTTTTTCACACAAACTGCTCATATACAAATACTGGCATATAATTACACTTTGAATCCAATCAGGTGGGTCTGTGACACCCTTATTTCGTTCACATGAAAGAACATAGAATCTTATCAAAATACTCAAATGCATGCGAGGGTAGTATGTATATGTGTGTATGGGTATGGTAATTGCCCCAAGTTGAAGGGCCTTCAGTGTGGGCAGACAATATATCTGAATATGGCATCATCCATCTTAGGACTTGGTTATGCGTGCCTCGGAATTTTCATACTCTTCTTCGTTCTCGCCAGCCTCTTCAAATCTGATATCTTCATCTTCTGAAAGGACCTCAATCTTTTCGCCATGTGGCCCAGGTATGATCTTCTCGTCGACATGCTTGTGCTTTGTGACGTTGATGACCTCTGCCTTCTTATCTTCTCTGCTCTCATGTTTCTTGTGCCAGGTCCAAGGGAGGTGGTGATGCGCCGTCTTCCCCGCTGCTGCGGTGCTCGAGGATTCACCAATGGCGTCCTGCTTCTTGACCGCCTCTTGGAACTTGACGTCCTCGTCTACTGTCAGCCTGACAACGTTGGCACCCCCGGGCCCTGGCATGGTATCCTTGTGGACATGGACATGGTCACTGAAGTTGAGCACCTCAGCCTTGGTCTCTGTCTTCCTCCCCCTCTTCTTGTGCCAACAGAGGAGCGCGGCGAGGCATGCCAGCAGCAGCAAGCCGCCCAGTGAGACGAACACCACGATGATGACAATGTGGTGCGGAGGGCTAGGCGGAGGCGGCACTGGCATTGGCGGCGGAGGCTGGATATGTGGCGGGGGCGGTGCGAGCGGGCGAGGCGGTGGTGGGGCTTGAGGCCGAGGagttggtggtggcggtgggcgAATAGGCGGTGACGGTGGAGGGGGAGCACGGCGTGGTGGCGGCGGGGGCTGAGTAGGAGGTGGGGGAGCACggcgcggtggcggtggcggcattGTGGGTGGTGGCGGAGCACGGCGTGGTGGTGGAGGCGGCAGAGCTGGTGGTGGGGGAGCGCGGcgtggaggcggtggtggtaggGTGGGTGGTGGTGGAGCGCGTCGCGGCGGTGGAGGCTGAGGCGGCGGCGGGGCACGCTGTGGCGGTGGAGGGGCTCGCATCGGCGGTGGGAAGCGCTGCGGTGGTGGCGGGGCTTGTGGCCGCGGCGGTGGCCTTGGAAGGTATGGGTTTGGAGGGAAGTAAGGGAAGCCCAGTCCTGGAGGGCTAGGGTTGAACGCCATTGCTGCTAGCTAGATCAAAGGAGAGCTGGGAGCTGGGCGCAACTGTGCTGCTGTAGTGAGGTGAGGCGATTGAGCTGTGGTGGTGATCATGTAGCACGTATTTATGGCTTTTTGGAGGGAAGAGCGTGAAGGTTTGAGTTGCAAGTGACTTGGCTCCTCTGCTACGGTTTCGGCTGGGTTTGCATCGCTTCTAAACAATGCGTACCTTGGCACCCAAAGAAGCCCCACGTATGTAGCAGTCTGCCTCCAGTCTATATGAACGAGACACTGACACCTAGTAGCTAGTCTCCATCTGCCTTTTGGACCTCATCATCATGGTTTACAGCACTGCTAACTACTGTAGTTCCCTTGTTTGATCCTCAATGAAACAGATGTTGTGTGTTTGGAATTTCCTCGCGTGCATACGGATCACCACTGATCGACACACGCATAATCTTGTGGCCTCAGCAATGCGATAATATGCATGGTGCAGCTTGTGCTTCAGTTTCTGCAATGCTTTTGAGTGAAGCACACACAGGTGGCCTGGCCTTGGCCCTAGGCTTGAGGAAGAGGACGGCGACAGCCAGAGCCATGCTTGCTTTCGGCTGGTCGCATGGAGACGCGCGGTGCCAAGGCCCAAGGAAGATGCTGCCATTCTGTGGATGTCTTGTAAGCAAATGACACCTGCTTGAGTGTGTTGTAAGGTACGGATGCATTGTCTAGTCTTGATATCATATCATGCAAAGATATGTACAGCAGCTTGCAAAATCTTGGCAAATCTTGGATGATCATTTCGCACcaatgcaattatatatatatatatatatatatgttccaTGGGTTCATCATCATATACAGCCAGCAAAAAAATGTCAATTTAATTTCTTTTACTATATATACACAGAGAAATACAGAGCGCCCTAAACGAAACGGAGGCATTGTGCATGTCTGATGGGTATTGCTATAGCCCAAGATACCAATCCGGGGCCCGGTTATAATTTGGGCCGATTAATTGGAATGGGCCGTTCTGATATCCTACCCTGCCCGGCCCAAGAGAATTGAAAACAGAAGCCCACGGTGCAAAAGCCTCACACAGACAATGCATCGCCTCCTGATATCCTACCCTGTCCGGCCTAACAGAACTGTCTGCTCTACTAGAAATCTATCTAGCAGACTATCAAACACCTGAAGACACTTTCTCTAAAAAAGAAAGAGCAACACTGAAGCCTGGGATAGACATACACATGTCCACACCATGAGCGATGCTTTAGCGCTGGTATGATAGCATCCGTAAGATCGGGCTTGCTATCTCTTGACAAGTCCACCGTTAAGGAGGCCCCAAAAGAGGAAGTACCAAGTGACCAGTAGTCCCTATAGGCAAACGCTAGTATggatgcataagagtttaacACTCCCATGCGTTAGAAGTTAGGTGCATGTGCATGAACACATGTTGTGAATCCACGGCAAGTAGTGCCCACAGTTGATTTACAGAGACAGTCTCtctactattttttttttccaaattcaggGTCCAAACCCTGATATGTAGAAAGAAAGGTGGCCTTCTAGTTCCCCACTAAAGGACGACTATAGGAAAGGTGAAATGCCTTTGTGTTATGTCACAACAGGACAAGATGTGTATAGCATCTCTGCCAAGCTTCCTTCGGTGCTGCCAGATCGGAGATTCCACTAGCTACTGCTTCGTCTGTACAGAAAAGAATCCGGCAAAGATAATTCACGTTTAACTAAATTTCTAGTGAATACTATTCACATTTACGGCTCCAAAATAAttgattatgaaaatatatttcataattaatttaatgatatttatttgatatcataaatattaatattttttatctatagttGATTGAACTTAAGGTATGAAACCATGACTATAATTGCATTCTTGAGAGTACTCGTGAAGTTCAGACTTTCAGAGCCGGCCCTGCTGCTGGGCTCCTCTCTCTGCTGGTACATCCCAAAGTCGACCTCAGGACACCAAAAGGCATATCCATATATATG
This window of the Sorghum bicolor cultivar BTx623 chromosome 7, Sorghum_bicolor_NCBIv3, whole genome shotgun sequence genome carries:
- the LOC8064357 gene encoding chromatin assembly factor 1 subunit FAS2 homolog — its product is MRGGTLQINWHDQQPVLSLDFHPASRRLATAGADHDIKIWEVASDGSDDKLPTATFKYALVPNNTAHSSAVNVLRFSPSGEYLASGADGGGIILWKLHPADDGEAWKIHKTLLFHHKDVLDLQWSHDSAFLVSASVDNTCIIWEASKGTVHQKIEGHLHYVQGVAWDPLGQYIASLSSDRTCKIYANKPQGKSKNAERLNFVCQHTLVKIEYQNHDESKPPIKSHLFHDETLPSFFRRLAWSPDGSFLVLPAGLSKHSSEVINTAYIMSRRDLSRPAIQLPGASKAIVAVRFCPVLFKPRGSNPDGLFKLPYRVVFAVATLNSLYVYDTESVPPILVHAGLHYAAITDIAWSSDAKYLAASSRDGYCTIIEFENEELGELHILPGSKEVAKGNLTPETKKPVSADSMKVDISASTLKMEASPVAVGVRAPLLPTENITRTGELAEGNVTCENKKPVTVDSMEVDVDDNKVKEATIPVVAEVTPPPVPTKNSASSKPAKRRITPIAIN
- the LOC8064358 gene encoding pistil-specific extensin-like protein gives rise to the protein MAFNPSPPGLGFPYFPPNPYLPRPPPRPQAPPPPQRFPPPMRAPPPPQRAPPPPQPPPPRRAPPPPTLPPPPPRRAPPPPALPPPPPRRAPPPPTMPPPPPRRAPPPPTQPPPPPRRAPPPPSPPIRPPPPPTPRPQAPPPPRPLAPPPPHIQPPPPMPVPPPPSPPHHIVIIVVFVSLGGLLLLACLAALLCWHKKRGRKTETKAEVLNFSDHVHVHKDTMPGPGGANVVRLTVDEDVKFQEAVKKQDAIGESSSTAAAGKTAHHHLPWTWHKKHESREDKKAEVINVTKHKHVDEKIIPGPHGEKIEVLSEDEDIRFEEAGENEEEYENSEARITKS